Proteins co-encoded in one Corynebacterium tuberculostearicum genomic window:
- a CDS encoding NAD(P)-binding domain-containing protein: MLDCIVIGAGQAGLAVGYYLRKKGLDFVILDAEPGPGAAWRHTWPSLTLFSNSASSNLPGWPMPHHEGFPPASHVIDYFARYEKRYELPIRRPVTVDEVSHDGACFHVFAGTEQLTARTVVAATGTWSAPFIPYYPGTFDGRQWHSAFYPGPADFAGSTVAVVGAANSGAQIAAELLLSGVETTWYTRSSPRWMPDDVDGRVLFQRNRARLNAMMRGEPDPGADSNLGDIVMVPPVLRARDSGLLQATPMFSSLEEVTTDHLIWCTGFRPALRPIRGLLDGTSPIVDGLFLVGYGTWTGPGSATITGVSPFARQTAHDVANICD, from the coding sequence ATGCTGGACTGCATAGTCATTGGTGCCGGCCAGGCAGGCCTCGCGGTGGGCTATTACCTGCGCAAGAAGGGGCTGGATTTTGTCATTCTAGACGCTGAACCCGGCCCCGGCGCGGCCTGGCGCCACACCTGGCCTTCGCTTACGCTCTTTAGCAATTCCGCCTCCTCTAACCTGCCGGGATGGCCCATGCCCCACCACGAGGGCTTTCCGCCGGCCAGCCACGTTATTGATTATTTTGCGCGTTATGAGAAGCGCTATGAACTGCCCATTCGCCGGCCGGTCACAGTGGATGAGGTATCCCATGACGGCGCGTGCTTCCACGTCTTTGCCGGTACAGAGCAGCTGACCGCGCGCACAGTCGTGGCAGCCACGGGTACGTGGTCCGCTCCCTTTATCCCCTACTACCCCGGTACTTTTGACGGGAGGCAATGGCATTCCGCCTTCTATCCAGGCCCCGCGGACTTTGCCGGATCTACCGTGGCGGTCGTCGGCGCGGCCAATTCCGGTGCCCAAATCGCGGCCGAGCTCCTACTCTCCGGCGTGGAGACAACCTGGTATACCCGCAGCTCCCCGCGGTGGATGCCCGACGACGTTGACGGCCGCGTGCTCTTTCAGCGCAATCGCGCCCGCCTCAACGCCATGATGCGTGGTGAGCCAGACCCCGGCGCGGATTCCAACCTGGGCGATATTGTGATGGTCCCACCGGTCCTGCGCGCGCGGGATTCCGGACTTTTGCAGGCCACCCCCATGTTTTCTTCGCTTGAAGAAGTCACCACAGACCACCTCATCTGGTGCACCGGTTTCCGGCCTGCCCTCCGGCCTATCCGCGGGCTTCTTGATGGCACCTCCCCCATCGTCGATGGCCTCTTCCTCGTGGGTTACGGCACGTGGACCGGACCCGGCTCCGCAACCATTACCGGGGTAAGCCCGTTTGCCAGGCAAACCGCGCACGATGTAGCGAATATATGTGACTAA
- a CDS encoding sensor histidine kinase produces the protein MVVFKGRKLWVYGLHAMFAFLLVFGVARAYVDGRLDARVIGLAMALAVVYSAQRWLPTWLWLGGLCLLWLGLMVHAQDFMWLEFPLIFVFLRALPTVPGLVSIAVLWAAAAFIPAWLHPEGWSIAAAVGPLIGTVFAATVFFIQRRLQAEAAHHRDIAKQLRETQAELAASEHQSGRLEERERLSREIHDTVAQGLSSILLLSRAARGTDDPRTKEEQLAVIEDVASENLAEARRFVRELAGPDERLETQLTSLLSQMRSRVKALGEETTFELVVSGSGKVPERIKEVIVRAAQEGLNNVIKHAHASRAVVTLGLFEDAVTLDVVDNGRGLSASPRPSGRDHGFGLTGLRGRVEAVGGTMNLESGEGTALAVRVPLKEKSNG, from the coding sequence GTGGTTGTGTTTAAGGGACGAAAATTATGGGTTTATGGCCTGCACGCCATGTTCGCGTTTCTGCTGGTCTTCGGCGTGGCGCGCGCCTATGTGGATGGCCGGCTCGACGCCCGAGTGATCGGCTTAGCCATGGCCCTCGCCGTGGTCTACTCCGCACAACGTTGGCTGCCCACATGGTTATGGCTAGGTGGGCTATGCCTGTTGTGGCTGGGCCTGATGGTTCATGCGCAGGATTTCATGTGGTTGGAATTCCCGCTTATTTTTGTCTTTTTGCGCGCCTTACCCACCGTGCCTGGGTTGGTCTCCATCGCCGTGCTGTGGGCAGCAGCGGCATTCATCCCCGCCTGGCTGCACCCCGAGGGCTGGTCCATCGCTGCGGCCGTGGGACCACTTATCGGTACCGTCTTTGCGGCCACAGTCTTTTTCATCCAGCGGCGGCTGCAGGCAGAGGCGGCGCACCACAGGGACATCGCCAAGCAGCTGCGCGAAACCCAAGCCGAGCTGGCCGCCAGCGAGCACCAATCCGGCCGGCTGGAGGAGCGCGAGCGCCTCTCCCGCGAGATCCATGACACCGTAGCGCAAGGCCTTAGCTCCATCTTGTTGCTCTCCCGCGCAGCCCGTGGCACCGATGATCCCCGCACCAAAGAAGAGCAGCTGGCGGTCATCGAGGATGTCGCGAGCGAGAATCTGGCCGAGGCCCGCCGCTTTGTCCGCGAACTAGCCGGCCCCGATGAGCGACTGGAAACCCAGCTCACTTCCCTGCTGTCCCAGATGCGCAGCCGGGTGAAAGCCCTGGGGGAAGAGACCACCTTTGAGCTGGTGGTTTCCGGCAGCGGCAAGGTGCCCGAACGCATCAAAGAGGTCATTGTGCGCGCCGCCCAAGAGGGCCTGAATAACGTCATCAAACACGCCCACGCCTCGCGCGCCGTGGTCACGCTCGGCCTTTTCGAGGATGCGGTGACCTTGGACGTCGTTGATAATGGACGCGGACTATCCGCCTCCCCTCGCCCTAGCGGCAGGGATCATGGTTTCGGGCTTACCGGCCTGCGCGGCCGCGTGGAAGCTGTGGGCGGCACCATGAACCTGGAATCCGGCGAAGGCACTGCCCTAGCCGTCCGTGTCCCGCTGAAGGAGAAAAGCAATGGTTAA
- a CDS encoding DUF364 domain-containing protein produces the protein MSAWDLYDDLIDAIPRDIVVSRAAQGPRWTRVYTESPSCGMAMTMSATSRPAQMRAEYSGVPLRAIAQLAKSWNFSEASFGMAALNSYYATPSVADENGFALADAPWPHIFDPFRNAVAGKKVAVIGHFPFAPKALNQAADFYMLERSLNDGDYPDSAAEYILPECDYVFITGSAFVNKTAPRLLELSRESFNVVLGPSTPLAPVLLEDYGVSQVTGMVPTSPLAMFEGLSGTDAGTTMFDWGHRVELSA, from the coding sequence ATGTCTGCCTGGGATCTCTACGATGACCTCATCGATGCCATTCCCCGTGACATAGTGGTCTCCCGCGCCGCCCAAGGCCCGCGGTGGACCCGGGTATACACCGAAAGCCCTAGCTGCGGCATGGCCATGACCATGTCAGCAACTTCTCGCCCGGCCCAGATGCGCGCCGAGTACTCCGGTGTTCCTTTACGCGCCATCGCCCAGCTGGCCAAGAGTTGGAATTTCTCGGAGGCTTCCTTCGGCATGGCCGCGCTAAATTCCTACTACGCCACGCCTTCCGTGGCCGACGAGAATGGCTTTGCGCTTGCCGACGCCCCCTGGCCCCACATCTTCGATCCCTTCCGCAACGCCGTCGCCGGGAAGAAGGTCGCGGTCATTGGCCACTTCCCTTTTGCGCCCAAGGCACTCAACCAGGCTGCAGATTTTTATATGTTGGAGCGCTCGCTCAATGATGGCGACTATCCCGATTCCGCCGCCGAATACATCCTGCCCGAGTGCGATTATGTCTTCATTACCGGCTCCGCCTTTGTCAACAAGACCGCTCCCCGCCTGCTCGAGCTCTCTCGCGAGTCCTTCAATGTCGTCCTAGGCCCATCAACTCCCTTAGCCCCGGTACTGCTGGAAGACTACGGCGTATCGCAGGTCACCGGAATGGTTCCCACCTCTCCCCTCGCTATGTTCGAGGGCTTAAGTGGCACCGATGCCGGCACCACCATGTTTGACTGGGGCCACCGAGTGGAATTATCCGCCTAA
- a CDS encoding TetR/AcrR family transcriptional regulator codes for MENKNAGRRPGNEETREKILAAACTRFGDVGFEATTIRSVAAEAEVDPALVMHYFKNKQGLFDAVVSSLQELPGRLEDVADLKGYIAKYLQLWEAEDMGSRLKAVLRAGVGSSHASGVLRQYMDEQFLELVSQSKLGATVFNTPEKRERIPFIGAMLVGVATTRNVILVPYVREKTIDELAEIYAVACEALLEARP; via the coding sequence ATGGAGAACAAAAATGCAGGACGTCGGCCTGGGAACGAGGAGACTCGAGAAAAAATCCTGGCCGCAGCATGTACGCGCTTTGGTGACGTAGGCTTTGAAGCCACGACAATTCGCAGCGTGGCGGCAGAGGCCGAGGTAGACCCTGCGCTGGTGATGCACTACTTCAAAAACAAGCAAGGCCTTTTTGACGCGGTTGTCTCAAGCCTGCAAGAACTCCCTGGGCGGTTGGAAGATGTGGCAGACCTAAAAGGCTACATTGCCAAGTACTTGCAGCTCTGGGAAGCAGAAGACATGGGGTCGAGGTTGAAGGCGGTATTGCGCGCCGGAGTGGGCTCTTCCCATGCTTCCGGAGTATTGCGTCAATATATGGACGAGCAATTCTTGGAGCTAGTATCCCAATCTAAATTGGGTGCAACGGTATTCAATACGCCAGAAAAGCGGGAACGCATTCCCTTTATTGGCGCAATGTTGGTTGGCGTTGCAACCACGCGCAACGTGATTCTCGTTCCCTATGTGCGGGAGAAAACCATCGACGAGCTAGCAGAAATCTATGCAGTAGCATGCGAGGCGCTTTTGGAGGCGCGGCCTTAG
- a CDS encoding response regulator, translating to MVNVMLIDDHPVVRAGLRAILNTFSDVEVVMEGSSGADVDKLFTDDAPQVDAVVCDIQMPGMDGIAATKRVVEAGGPPVLILTTYDTQADILAAVEAGAMGYLLKDSPEQALHEAVLNTAAHRRTLAPEVVDLLAQRVGRPQESLSTRELEILRALSSGSSNKELAKELFISEATVKTHLIHIFQKLGVETRTAAVTVARERKLI from the coding sequence ATGGTTAATGTCATGCTGATTGATGATCACCCAGTGGTCCGCGCCGGCCTGCGTGCCATCCTCAATACCTTCTCCGATGTCGAGGTAGTCATGGAGGGCTCCTCCGGCGCGGATGTGGATAAGCTCTTTACTGACGACGCCCCACAGGTAGACGCCGTGGTCTGCGATATCCAGATGCCCGGAATGGATGGCATCGCAGCCACCAAGCGCGTAGTGGAGGCCGGTGGCCCTCCCGTGCTCATCTTGACGACCTATGACACGCAGGCCGATATTCTTGCCGCCGTAGAGGCCGGCGCAATGGGCTATCTGCTTAAAGATTCCCCCGAGCAGGCGCTGCACGAGGCCGTCCTCAATACCGCCGCGCACCGCCGCACCTTGGCGCCGGAAGTGGTAGATCTCCTCGCCCAACGTGTGGGCCGGCCACAAGAATCGCTGTCCACCCGCGAGCTAGAAATTCTTCGGGCGCTTTCCAGTGGTTCCTCCAATAAGGAACTAGCCAAGGAGCTATTCATTTCTGAAGCCACGGTCAAAACCCACCTCATCCACATCTTCCAGAAGTTGGGCGTGGAAACTCGCACCGCCGCAGTTACCGTGGCGCGAGAGAGGAAGCTCATCTAA